The Malus sylvestris chromosome 14, drMalSylv7.2, whole genome shotgun sequence genome segment GCTTAATAATATCCAAAATGAACTAATCATAATGTGATATTTTTGTGTGGCTTTCCGGAAAAGTACTTATTTTAATGAGAGCTTTTAACAACCAATCAGATGAGATTTCTTCTCAATGGAACAATCAACTAATTATGTAGAAATGCAAAAAGCATCAATCTTGATGGCATATGGATAAATAAACGAACTGGTTAATGTCTTGAAGTGGAGATAAATCACATTGCCAAGAACTTACCAGGAGGAGTTCCACAGCAAAGGCTTCGCTCGTCAATGTGCTCAACATCAAGACCAATAAACCAAGAACCCAAAGAGACATCCTCATTTGCATATTTGTGAAGTATGTGGCTAAAGTGGAAAACAGAACTTTTCAAAGTTATatgggaagaaaaaaatgtagaaTATTTTTTGTGCGTTTAAGAAAAAAACCAGAGCAAAATGAGACTGCATAAGAGCACTTACTGATGCACTGAAATGTAAGTTGCTAAATCTTTGGAAATTGCGTATATTTGACCTGTTGCGTGGCGAAAATACTTATTTCCCTCCTCTCCGAATTTCCAATATTCCGGTTCATGGTACTTGACCCCCCTATCAAAATAGGTACAGATGAATGACGAACATAAATTAAACAAGAGAGATGCACAACATTTGGCTGCTTACTTATTCGCCAGGACAGGTCCAGACTTCATGCAACCGATATATGTACGAGGTTTTGATCTATGACGGGCCAAAGTAGAACCAACCATTCCTGTCAAATATTGAAATTAATTTAGTGTCGCAGATTCTCTAACAATTGTTTCGTTCCCTTATTTCCATAGCAGAAACAGCTGAATTAAAATATGTACACACTAACCAAGATTTATGTGCACATCATCATCAACCTTGATATAAAAGTCAGCATCCCACTTAGAGACAGCCGCCGTAAAATATATTTGGGTTTTTGACGACAACTCGCGATATCCTTCTATGTGATTCTGCATACATACAATGGTAAACAATACATCAGGTCCACCGAAGTGATATGAAGTTTGAACCAAGGGACAATCTAGATCTTAAAACAACTAACTAACAAAAGCCGACAAAAAGAGTTTCAGAATTTTGTTCCCCTGATTGGTCCCAAGacaatatatatgcatcaagCATTGCACGAGTCTCCAAACAACTAACTGGAGATAACAGGTAATTTGGTCCTAGGCACTGAGTTACTTACCAGTCGGAAAAAATCCTTATGTTTTTCCTCTTCCGCCTCAATGGCACGATCCAAAACGCCTCCTGTAGTTGCACTGATGGCAAAAAAGGAACCAGTaagttttgttaaaattttctttCTGAAGCAAGCAGTTTATTAAGCTAGTCACTTGCAATATAAAGTCTACCTGTGTCCAATAACAAACCGCATTATAATTCCCTTTTCTTCCTCTAACTTCTTTAACTCATCCCCTGGAAAAGTGATAAACTAATAAGTTATGTGTGTGTGCATATGTATATGCGTATTTCTTATAACAGCAATGCTGGCAACTAATCTTTTAGTGAGAGAAATGAATATTGTAAATTTGGATTTCAACCTTGTGGCATCCATGTTTCCCTGATTGACTCCCTTCGTTTTCGGCTGCTAAAGGCAGTCATGATTCCCATCACAAAGAAAACCTTCTGGCGCTCTTTCAATGGCTCACCTCCTGGTTTTATCACCATAGGAGATCCTTCATCATTTCCATATTTGGAAGATCTAGCTGTTGCCAGCTGGACCTCCAATGTGGAAATTGTCTTGTCCAATGCCCTGGAAaaatatgcaacataaatttcAATAACATACCAATATTAATGAGTATATATTTGAAATACGAAAAATGATTGTGAGCTCTTATGAGATTTCTTCAACAAATAATAAAAGGATAAGGGAAGTTACATGATCACATCATGTGTTTGCGAGACTTGAGAAAGGATGTCTCCTACGCCGTTAGCTGCCTCCTGCAGCAGAACGGATAAATTATTAACGAGTTACCACAGAAATGGAGCTAATAAATATTTGAATCTTGTAACTTGCCTTCTTCTCACAATTAACTATGGGATGCAGAACTCTTCGTGATTGATCTTTCTCCAGTGGTGCAGCCTCCTCATCAATTTTCTCTGGATCGGGAACACCCCAAAACCTGCAAGATAAACATCAGCAACTGACCGATGCATGTGTACTTAGAAAAGAACACTATGAACCAGACAACATAATCTCATGTCACATGAGTTGGAtagattaaaacaattttgtttcCTTGCAATTTACAGTTCAACTCTCATACTTTACTGTATGGTAGTATAGTTAAGTTAAATCCTTAGCTTTCTAAGGTCATCCAATATCCTCTCATCACATTCATGTGATTTGGGTACCATAGTTGGGCTTCACCAGCCAAGTGTCTCGAGGGCGTTGGACTTTCGTGGTGATGATCAACAGTCGccttatatttctatgaaatatCAGAGATATAGGAGATTTGGCTCCAAATCGACTATTAAATCTATTGGCAGATTTGAAAATGTAGTATATAAATTACCAATCAACAGAGCAAAGCTAAGCAAACCAAGAGTAATTCTATTGGGTGCATCATTCGTCTTCAAGTTGCCAGCTTTTCACGGACTCCACTGGCTAGAAATCTCTTTCAGCACCACTGAACTTTGTCAACCGGCTGCCATTATTTACCATCCAAAGGAGTTAACTCGAAACCATTTTCCTAGTGCCTGGTCTCCAACTTAAAATCGATCAACCAGCTCCCCAAAGTTCTACGGAACTTGAAAAATCTGCTTTCCGGCCAAATAAACACCCAAATAACATGGAGAACTCCATATCCAATCAGAGTTAACCTCTCAGATTCCAACGCTAAACATCACTGAATCTACTACTTTCCACACTAAAAAGCCAATAGATCACAATATATTCATTACGCCAATTCATGTAACTTTAAATTACGACCAAGATTTAGCATCCATTAGTCCAATTGGAAACTTAAGTACAATTCAAAATTACCAAATAGATAGCAAACATCCTAAATTTCAAACAATGGTGCCAATAGAACTTGAATCCAGAAACCAGAGCATCATTTGCAAAAAGCAGCAAAATGGTCGAAAAAAAGAAAGCTCATTTGCAGCAAACAACattaaaagaatgaaaatttacAATCCCCATTAGACTGAGAAGCAAATCTAGAAGCTGTGAGAACCACCTCAGCACAAgatcttagagagagagagagagagagacagaaccTGTTGACAACAAGAACACCGAGGAAGAAGCTGGCAATGCAGAAGAGAGAAACCCATCTGGCGGGGACTCCATTGCCGACCTTGTGAGGTCTGCTGACACCCATCTGGTTGCAAAAATGTCCTCAGCTTTAAGGAACCCCCCTTTTGGTTTATGGGAGGAAGCTTTAGGAAGAAGATATGAGCAGCAGCAACCTAGAGAAAGAGCACAGTTTTTCGTACAGACAGTAACAAAATCAGGTCATGAGACAGTGACATACATatttgaaaaggaaaaggaaaaggaaaaggaaagaaattgATGGAGTTAAGGAAGGGCCTTCCCTAAACCTATCAAACACCCTGATCGCTATATTATATACTTTCGATcgctttatttttgttaaatcaatttaaattttgaaatctaTCTGGTGAGTATacacaaatttaaaatttaaacttattttatgaaaatagttaaggaaaactaatgaaaatcacttgaaaactttgagttttaatgataagaacaaaataaattgtaaagtgaatagtaccaggattgactttttagtgtaaaaatataatttttcgttaaaataaacagtatcgcgagtttttcgttaaaacttccaaaTAATTAAGGGGtaaatattacaattaattaAAGTTGGCGACTGGTGAAGGCAAAAATACACCCAGTAATTATAATGTCTCATCTATTCCGTTGTTCTGTCATGATGGGTAAATAATATTAttcaaaatgtttttgaaaatgaCAAAAGCCATGGCAGCTTTAAGTTTTTAACTGCCAATAATGCCCCTTTATTCTTAAGCAATGGGATGCATTGGCAAATGGCACCGGCCATACTTTCTGCGCCTTTTGCCCCtctgtttttctatttttattttttatttttctctgtaTATTTTCCAAAATGCTCATTTTTTTACAGATTTCCAGTTTAGTTTAAAATAGGGATGGGCACAGTTTGGTTTGatgcggttttgagtgaaaccaaaaccaaaaccgaattTTTTTGCGGTTCGctttggtgcggttttgaagccaaaaccgaaatgaaaccaaactgtttggttcggttcggtacggtttcaaacggtttcggtttgatttttaagaaaaaatttacaatttacaatttaacatattaataagtATTTCCCAGTAGCAATaggaaaaaaaacatttgttatgtaaacaattagcatgttgcatgcagttgtgatgttaaaacatgtttgtgcaacaaaaggGTGTCCCCGTATAAGGTATAacataaaacaagttgaataactttgaattcattaaaGGTGAGCGAAACTTTCATAGTAGGatatgtgatatcatgcttcaaatgagtggaCTTCATTAGATGATTGTTCtactcttgataacaagattagtccacccttgtatatatatgtgtgtgtgtgtggtgtgatggtataaattaaataacaaaggtccttcaagttaatgaacgaaagaaagtgatgaatgatgatattctagtgtggttgagtccatactaagtgtatggattctaacaaacaaccaattaaaacataaaatcta includes the following:
- the LOC126598359 gene encoding beta-1,6-galactosyltransferase GALT31A-like gives rise to the protein MGVSRPHKVGNGVPARWVSLFCIASFFLGVLVVNRFWGVPDPEKIDEEAAPLEKDQSRRVLHPIVNCEKKEAANGVGDILSQVSQTHDVIMALDKTISTLEVQLATARSSKYGNDEGSPMVIKPGGEPLKERQKVFFVMGIMTAFSSRKRRESIRETWMPQGDELKKLEEEKGIIMRFVIGHSATTGGVLDRAIEAEEEKHKDFFRLNHIEGYRELSSKTQIYFTAAVSKWDADFYIKVDDDVHINLGMVGSTLARHRSKPRTYIGCMKSGPVLANKGVKYHEPEYWKFGEEGNKYFRHATGQIYAISKDLATYISVHHHILHKYANEDVSLGSWFIGLDVEHIDERSLCCGTPPECEWKAQAGNPCAASFDWSCSGICKSVERMEEVHERCGEGDEAIWHTSF